A single window of Rhodococcus jostii RHA1 DNA harbors:
- a CDS encoding MerR family transcriptional regulator encodes MGDRPQENALNLAPGDNVAESEFSSEEIQPGLFPDDSVPDDLVGYRVPIACQIAGITYRQLDYWARTSLVVPSIRGAAGSGSQRLYSFKDILVLKIVKRLLDTGISLQNIRVAVDHLRKRGVRDLAKITLFSDGTTVYECTSPEEVVDLLQGGQGVFGIAVSGAMRELTGTIADFPAERADGGASEQSPEDELASRRKNRASRKTG; translated from the coding sequence GTGGGAGATCGGCCGCAGGAGAATGCGCTGAATCTTGCGCCCGGCGACAACGTTGCCGAGTCCGAATTCAGCTCCGAGGAGATCCAACCGGGCCTCTTCCCGGACGATTCCGTGCCCGACGACCTCGTCGGATACCGCGTCCCCATCGCCTGCCAGATCGCGGGAATCACCTACCGCCAGCTCGATTACTGGGCTCGCACTTCGCTCGTCGTGCCGTCCATTCGTGGCGCAGCAGGTTCGGGCAGCCAACGGCTGTACTCGTTCAAAGACATCCTCGTCCTCAAGATCGTCAAGCGTCTGCTCGACACCGGAATATCCTTGCAGAACATCCGCGTGGCCGTCGACCACCTCCGTAAGCGCGGAGTGCGGGACTTGGCGAAGATCACACTATTCTCGGACGGGACCACGGTCTACGAGTGCACGTCCCCCGAAGAGGTCGTCGATCTGCTCCAGGGCGGGCAGGGCGTCTTCGGTATCGCGGTGAGCGGTGCGATGCGCGAACTGACCGGCACCATCGCCGATTTCCCGGCCGAGCGCGCCGATGGCGGCGCGAGCGAGCAGAGCCCCGAGGACGAACTGGCGTCGCGGCGCAAGAACCGCGCGAGCCGCAAGACGGGCTAG
- a CDS encoding bifunctional nuclease family protein yields the protein MSEMHVIGVRVEQPQSQPVLLLRETDGERYLPIWIGQTEATAIALEQQGVEPARPLTHDLIKNLIEAFGRTLKEVRIVDLREGTFYADLVFDQNTRVSARPSDSIAIALRIGVPIFAEESVLTEAGLVMPDEREDEVEKFKEFLESVSPDDFKATDG from the coding sequence ATGAGCGAAATGCACGTGATCGGAGTTCGTGTCGAGCAACCCCAAAGTCAACCTGTTCTGCTGTTGCGTGAAACCGACGGCGAGCGGTACCTGCCCATCTGGATCGGCCAGACCGAGGCCACCGCGATCGCACTCGAACAGCAGGGCGTCGAGCCGGCGCGTCCGCTGACCCACGATCTCATCAAGAACCTGATCGAAGCCTTCGGTCGCACCTTGAAGGAAGTTCGCATCGTCGACCTGCGCGAGGGCACGTTCTATGCCGACCTCGTGTTCGACCAGAACACCCGCGTCTCGGCCCGCCCGTCCGACTCCATCGCCATCGCACTGCGGATCGGGGTGCCGATCTTCGCCGAGGAATCGGTGCTCACGGAGGCCGGTCTGGTCATGCCCGACGAGCGCGAGGACGAGGTCGAGAAGTTCAAGGAATTCCTCGAGTCCGTGTCGCCGGACGATTTCAAGGCCACCGACGGCTAG
- a CDS encoding MerR family transcriptional regulator, producing the protein MTAVRQQQAQSGMSIGSVLDRLRPDFPDVTISKIRFLEAEGLISPQRTPSGYRRFSIADCERLRYVLTAQRDQYLPLKVIKEQLEAIDRGVATVGAGDSSPRRPRTLTVAPGEVSPEEFLTDREVRISRDDLIARAGIDDKFLGELTRGGLVVPGPAGFFDEDAVTLARTARAMSEFGLEVRHLRAFKLAADREAGLVAQIAGPVAKGRDAGARDRAEEMVRELAALSLTLHTCLVKSAVRGALDR; encoded by the coding sequence ATGACCGCGGTGCGGCAGCAGCAGGCGCAATCGGGGATGTCGATCGGCTCCGTGCTGGATCGACTCCGCCCCGATTTTCCTGATGTGACGATCTCGAAGATCCGATTCCTCGAAGCCGAGGGTCTCATCAGCCCCCAGCGCACTCCGTCGGGGTATCGGCGATTCTCGATCGCCGACTGTGAACGTCTGCGCTATGTCCTCACTGCGCAGCGGGATCAGTATCTGCCGCTGAAGGTCATCAAGGAGCAGCTCGAGGCCATCGACAGAGGTGTGGCCACGGTCGGCGCAGGCGATTCTTCGCCGCGCCGGCCGCGCACGCTCACGGTGGCCCCGGGCGAGGTGTCCCCGGAGGAGTTCCTCACCGACCGCGAGGTGCGGATCAGCCGCGACGATCTGATCGCCCGGGCGGGGATCGACGACAAGTTCCTCGGCGAACTGACCCGCGGAGGCCTGGTCGTTCCCGGGCCGGCAGGGTTCTTCGACGAAGACGCGGTGACACTGGCGCGCACCGCGAGGGCGATGTCCGAGTTCGGACTCGAAGTGCGGCACCTGAGGGCGTTCAAGCTGGCGGCCGACCGCGAGGCCGGGCTGGTCGCGCAGATCGCCGGGCCCGTCGCCAAGGGCCGCGACGCCGGCGCACGTGATCGCGCCGAGGAGATGGTGCGCGAACTGGCCGCCTTGTCTCTGACGTTGCACACCTGCCTGGTGAAGTCGGCAGTCCGGGGTGCGCTCGATCGGTGA
- the garA gene encoding glycogen accumulation regulator GarA produces the protein MSENGNDAVYGETPAETTSVFRADFLNELDNSSATQAPEAPVSGVEGLPAGSALLVVKRGPNAGSRFLLDQPTTSAGRHPDSDIFLDDVTVSRRHAEFRQEDDEFQVVDVGSLNGTYVNREPVDSAVLANGDEVQIGKFRLVFLTGPRTTAGGSQIGETSAGAGSQ, from the coding sequence GTGAGCGAGAACGGCAACGACGCGGTCTATGGGGAGACGCCGGCGGAAACCACGTCGGTCTTCCGCGCGGACTTTCTCAATGAGCTCGACAACTCCTCGGCAACCCAGGCTCCGGAAGCTCCGGTGTCGGGTGTGGAGGGACTGCCCGCGGGCTCTGCTCTGCTCGTCGTCAAGCGTGGACCGAACGCAGGGTCGCGCTTCCTGCTCGACCAGCCGACGACGTCCGCGGGACGGCATCCCGACAGCGACATCTTCCTCGACGACGTGACCGTCAGCCGTCGTCATGCGGAGTTCCGTCAGGAGGACGACGAGTTCCAGGTGGTCGACGTCGGCAGCCTCAACGGCACCTACGTCAACCGGGAACCGGTCGACTCGGCCGTCCTGGCGAACGGTGACGAGGTCCAGATCGGCAAGTTCCGACTGGTCTTTCTGACCGGACCCCGGACCACTGCCGGTGGCTCGCAGATCGGTGAGACGTCAGCTGGTGCGGGTAGCCAATGA
- the gcvH gene encoding glycine cleavage system protein GcvH, with protein sequence MSELEIPADRRYTAEHEWVERTGPTTVRVGITDFAQSQLGDVVFVQLPAVDEAVTAGESFGEVESTKSVSDIFAPLTAKVVAANADLDGNPELVNSAPYGQGWLVDLGVDDEATLDAALAEMLDAAGYADITAG encoded by the coding sequence GTGAGTGAGCTCGAAATCCCCGCCGATCGTCGGTACACCGCCGAACACGAGTGGGTCGAGCGGACGGGGCCCACGACGGTACGCGTCGGCATCACCGATTTCGCGCAGTCCCAGCTCGGCGACGTCGTGTTCGTCCAGCTTCCGGCGGTCGACGAGGCCGTGACGGCGGGCGAATCGTTCGGCGAGGTGGAATCCACCAAGAGCGTCTCCGACATCTTCGCCCCGCTGACGGCGAAAGTCGTTGCCGCCAATGCCGATCTGGACGGCAACCCGGAACTTGTGAACTCCGCGCCCTACGGGCAGGGGTGGCTGGTGGACCTCGGTGTCGACGACGAGGCGACCCTCGACGCGGCACTGGCCGAAATGCTGGACGCCGCCGGCTATGCAGACATCACGGCAGGATAA
- a CDS encoding DUF881 domain-containing protein produces MSGHEGRHELHGNEPATSQRSHVVFALLAALLLGGLGIAIVTQVKNTGSGDTLDSASPADLLVVLDTLNQREAALRQEIASLEQTLATLQQSGSSGAALDEAQARLTALSIQVGSAPATGPGVTMRITDPNKGVGSEVLLDLVQELRAAGAEAVQIQGADGPPIRIGVDSWVSGSAGGVSVDGRKVNAPYGVVAIGDPPTLAAALNIPGGVVDTVARSGGQLTIEQSQQVTISALREAKPRQYAQPGN; encoded by the coding sequence GTGAGCGGACACGAGGGCAGACACGAACTGCACGGGAACGAACCGGCGACGTCGCAGCGATCGCACGTCGTCTTCGCGCTGCTGGCCGCGCTCCTGCTCGGTGGGCTGGGAATCGCGATCGTCACGCAGGTGAAGAACACCGGGTCCGGCGACACCCTCGACTCGGCGAGCCCGGCCGATCTCCTGGTCGTCCTGGACACGCTGAACCAGCGGGAGGCGGCCCTGCGGCAGGAGATCGCATCGCTGGAACAGACCTTGGCAACGTTGCAACAGAGCGGCAGTTCCGGGGCGGCACTCGACGAGGCGCAGGCCCGGTTGACGGCGCTGTCGATCCAGGTCGGCAGCGCACCGGCCACCGGCCCCGGGGTGACGATGCGCATCACCGACCCCAACAAGGGAGTCGGCTCCGAGGTCCTGCTCGACCTCGTGCAGGAATTGCGTGCCGCCGGTGCCGAAGCCGTCCAGATCCAGGGTGCGGACGGCCCGCCCATCCGGATCGGCGTCGACTCCTGGGTGTCCGGTTCGGCCGGCGGCGTGTCGGTGGACGGCCGGAAGGTGAACGCCCCCTACGGGGTGGTCGCCATCGGTGATCCGCCGACTCTGGCGGCGGCCCTGAACATTCCCGGCGGGGTGGTCGACACGGTCGCGCGCAGCGGCGGACAGCTGACGATCGAACAATCGCAGCAGGTCACGATCTCCGCCTTGCGGGAGGCGAAACCTCGCCAATACGCTCAGCCCGGAAATTGA
- a CDS encoding small basic family protein — MKAALKGGSAIYGVLALIVGIVLGVVFSPQVPDAVQPYLPIAVVAALDAVFGGLRAYLDEIFDSKVFVVSFVFNVLVAALIVWLGDQLGVGTQLSTAIVVVLGIRIFGNAAALRRRLFGA, encoded by the coding sequence ATGAAGGCAGCACTGAAGGGCGGATCCGCGATCTACGGGGTGCTCGCCCTGATCGTGGGCATCGTGCTGGGAGTGGTGTTCAGCCCGCAAGTGCCCGACGCCGTGCAGCCCTACCTGCCCATCGCCGTCGTCGCCGCGCTCGACGCGGTGTTCGGCGGACTGCGCGCGTACCTCGACGAGATCTTCGACTCGAAGGTGTTCGTCGTCTCGTTCGTGTTCAACGTCCTGGTGGCCGCCCTGATCGTGTGGCTCGGTGACCAACTCGGTGTGGGAACCCAGCTGTCCACCGCGATCGTCGTCGTGCTCGGAATCCGCATCTTCGGCAACGCGGCCGCGCTCCGGCGACGTCTGTTCGGGGCGTGA
- a CDS encoding DUF881 domain-containing protein: protein MKRTDSGIRRNPVPSLLRSLMNDHLDPGYEGAADDREQGHSRQTRVGQQVWIAIGALLVGLVLSVAYRQATERIPGTEQVRTELLSKVQDAQDRAGALAATRDTLSTQTDDARATALAGDARGAALLDELRGLEGDAGVEAVHGPGLTVTLTDPAAKPNLSDSSQRSVGGKAVVLDRDLQSVVNSLWASGAEAIAVGDVRIGPSVTIRQAGGAMLVDNQPVFSPYVVSAIGPQGPMQTGFVVSDAYLRMSSVAQLYGIGFAVAEADDLHLPAAPAREVRAAREVGTR, encoded by the coding sequence ATGAAACGGACAGATTCCGGCATTCGCAGGAATCCGGTGCCGTCCCTGCTGCGGTCCCTGATGAACGACCACCTGGACCCCGGGTACGAGGGTGCGGCCGACGATCGTGAGCAGGGACATTCACGACAGACGCGGGTCGGTCAGCAGGTGTGGATCGCGATCGGCGCGCTGCTCGTCGGGCTGGTGCTGTCGGTCGCCTACCGGCAGGCCACCGAACGCATCCCCGGCACCGAGCAGGTGCGGACCGAACTGCTGAGCAAGGTGCAGGACGCCCAGGATCGGGCGGGCGCCCTCGCCGCAACCCGGGACACGCTGTCGACACAGACCGACGACGCGCGCGCCACCGCGCTGGCCGGTGACGCCCGAGGTGCGGCACTGCTCGACGAGCTTCGCGGCCTCGAGGGGGACGCCGGAGTCGAGGCCGTGCACGGTCCCGGCCTGACCGTGACGTTGACGGACCCCGCGGCCAAGCCCAACCTGTCCGACTCGTCCCAGCGCAGTGTCGGGGGGAAGGCCGTGGTGCTCGACCGCGACCTCCAGTCGGTGGTCAATTCGCTGTGGGCGAGCGGCGCCGAGGCCATCGCGGTCGGCGACGTGCGGATCGGCCCGTCGGTGACGATCCGCCAGGCGGGTGGCGCGATGCTCGTGGACAATCAGCCGGTGTTCTCGCCGTACGTGGTCTCGGCGATCGGCCCGCAGGGGCCGATGCAGACCGGATTCGTGGTGAGCGACGCCTATCTGCGGATGTCCAGCGTGGCGCAGTTGTACGGCATCGGCTTCGCGGTGGCGGAGGCCGACGATCTCCACTTGCCGGCCGCCCCGGCGCGGGAAGTGCGGGCAGCCAGGGAAGTGGGAACACGATGA
- a CDS encoding CDP-alcohol phosphatidyltransferase family protein, translated as MNSVDRDTARSDRIVTVPNLLSVVRLLGVPLFVYLLLVTHSDGWALAILMISGFTDWLDGKLARILDQSSKLGALLDPFVDRLYVVTTLVTFVLRGFIPWWVAAILIGRDAVLALTLVIYRRRGLPPPDVMYLGKGATFLLMFALPMTLAAHGDWSIATVAQPLGAALLIWGTVLYVWTGLLYTVNALTVARTVPVRGPGGEEREVQ; from the coding sequence GTGAATTCGGTGGACCGGGACACTGCGCGGTCGGACCGGATCGTGACCGTCCCGAACCTCCTGAGCGTGGTTCGACTCCTCGGCGTGCCGCTGTTCGTGTACCTGCTGCTCGTCACCCACTCCGACGGGTGGGCACTCGCGATCCTCATGATCAGCGGCTTCACCGACTGGCTCGACGGCAAGCTGGCGCGGATCCTCGACCAGTCGTCGAAGCTGGGTGCGCTGCTCGACCCCTTCGTCGATCGCCTCTACGTCGTCACGACGCTGGTGACGTTCGTCCTGCGCGGATTCATCCCGTGGTGGGTGGCGGCGATCCTGATCGGCCGCGACGCCGTTCTCGCGCTCACGCTGGTCATCTACCGACGGCGCGGTCTCCCTCCCCCCGACGTGATGTACCTCGGCAAGGGTGCCACGTTCCTGCTGATGTTCGCGCTGCCGATGACCCTCGCGGCGCACGGCGACTGGAGCATCGCGACCGTGGCGCAGCCGCTCGGCGCCGCGCTCCTGATCTGGGGCACGGTGCTCTACGTGTGGACCGGGCTGCTCTACACCGTGAACGCGCTGACCGTCGCGCGCACCGTTCCCGTGCGAGGACCGGGCGGCGAGGAACGCGAGGTCCAGTGA
- a CDS encoding SMP-30/gluconolactonase/LRE family protein, with protein MTFFESLARKLDRTGVDPTVWHAPPPPPPTGVLAPNGMLDDAHRWTLPAGEGPEDVAVDHDGRVVTGGNDGRIWRFDGHGHATELANTHGRPLGVEILDDGRFLICDAERGVLRVDDQGRVDVLADAAAGRPLVACNNSAVGRDGIVYFTDSSAHFTIADHRYDLLEHRGTGRLLRLDPRTGETDLLAEGLQFANGVGLASDESFVLVAETGSYQISRVDLTGPSQGAASVWAANLPGIPDNMTSQTRDGLFWVALYSPRMRLLDLLAPYPTLRIVAANLPEAVQPNPEHAGWVIALDHRGEIVHSLRGGKGSYSPVTGVREHDGWLYLGSLTADAVARVPAPPRPDVARGE; from the coding sequence GTGACCTTCTTCGAGTCTCTCGCCCGCAAGCTCGACCGCACCGGTGTCGACCCCACCGTCTGGCACGCCCCGCCGCCACCACCACCGACGGGAGTGCTCGCGCCGAACGGGATGCTCGACGACGCGCACCGCTGGACGCTCCCCGCCGGAGAAGGCCCGGAGGACGTCGCCGTCGATCACGACGGCCGGGTGGTCACCGGAGGCAACGACGGCCGGATCTGGCGGTTCGACGGCCACGGACACGCCACCGAACTCGCGAACACCCACGGGCGGCCTCTCGGGGTCGAGATACTCGACGACGGCCGGTTCCTGATCTGCGACGCCGAGCGCGGTGTGCTGCGAGTCGACGACCAGGGACGCGTCGACGTGCTCGCCGACGCCGCGGCCGGGCGCCCGCTCGTGGCGTGCAACAACTCGGCGGTCGGCAGGGACGGCATCGTGTACTTCACCGACTCCTCGGCGCACTTCACGATCGCCGACCACCGCTACGACCTTCTCGAGCACCGCGGGACCGGCCGCCTGCTGCGTCTGGACCCGCGGACGGGGGAGACCGACCTCCTGGCCGAGGGGCTGCAGTTCGCCAACGGCGTGGGACTGGCCTCGGACGAGTCGTTCGTTCTCGTCGCCGAGACCGGCTCGTACCAGATCTCCCGCGTCGACCTGACCGGCCCGTCGCAGGGTGCGGCGTCGGTGTGGGCCGCGAATCTGCCCGGCATACCGGACAACATGACGTCCCAGACACGGGACGGCCTGTTCTGGGTGGCGCTCTACAGCCCGCGGATGCGGTTGCTCGACCTGCTCGCGCCGTACCCGACGCTGCGGATCGTCGCGGCGAACCTGCCGGAGGCCGTGCAACCGAATCCGGAGCACGCCGGCTGGGTGATCGCCCTCGATCACCGCGGCGAGATCGTGCACAGCCTGCGCGGAGGCAAGGGCAGCTATTCCCCCGTCACAGGTGTGCGGGAGCACGACGGGTGGCTGTACCTGGGAAGTCTGACCGCGGACGCCGTCGCACGCGTACCGGCCCCACCACGACCGGACGTTGCGCGGGGCGAGTGA